Proteins found in one uncultured Desulfuromonas sp. genomic segment:
- a CDS encoding sigma-54 dependent transcriptional regulator, which yields MKHILVVDDERNIRESITGILQDEGFQVTTSNDGASALDAVTEEKPDLVLLDIWMPGMDGIETLTQLRNQYDDLQVIMMSGHATIETAVTATKLGAYDFIEKPLSLEKLLVCIHNALKVHELVEENKTLKAKIGKSYDIIGDSAPVRELKQQIDIAAPTSGWVLITGENGTGKELVARSIHRLSKRSSKPFIEVNCAAIPEDLIESELFGHEKGAFTGATSKRKGKFDLAHEGTLFLDEIGDMSLKTQAKVLRILQEHKFERVGGSKTIEVDVRVIAATNKSLEEEIKAGHFREDLFYRLNVLPFHVPSLRERREDIEVLATHFLTSYCEKENAPIKHLSKEAVDIMKTYRWPGNVRELKNLIERLVIMTPGKAINAAALPAEINKGYQTPEIALDGIEMDSFKDAKEVFEREFIRSKLVENDWNISKTAEAISIERSNLHRKIKSYGIELNKE from the coding sequence ATGAAACATATTCTTGTTGTTGACGATGAACGTAATATTCGTGAAAGCATCACCGGAATTCTTCAAGATGAAGGCTTTCAGGTCACAACCTCAAACGACGGTGCCAGCGCTCTGGACGCCGTAACTGAGGAGAAGCCGGATCTGGTGTTATTAGATATCTGGATGCCGGGCATGGATGGGATTGAAACACTAACCCAGTTGCGCAACCAATATGACGACCTTCAGGTCATCATGATGAGCGGCCATGCCACCATTGAAACCGCGGTTACTGCAACCAAACTTGGTGCCTACGACTTTATCGAAAAACCACTCTCCCTTGAGAAGCTTTTAGTTTGTATCCACAACGCTCTCAAAGTGCATGAACTGGTCGAAGAAAATAAAACCCTCAAAGCCAAAATCGGTAAAAGTTACGACATCATCGGTGATAGTGCCCCTGTGCGCGAACTCAAGCAGCAAATCGACATTGCCGCGCCAACCTCTGGGTGGGTTCTGATTACCGGTGAAAACGGTACAGGAAAAGAGCTGGTTGCCCGTTCCATTCACCGCCTATCCAAACGAAGCTCAAAACCATTTATTGAAGTCAACTGCGCGGCAATTCCTGAGGACCTGATTGAATCAGAGCTGTTCGGACACGAGAAAGGCGCGTTTACTGGAGCGACATCGAAACGTAAAGGAAAATTCGATCTGGCCCATGAAGGCACCCTGTTTCTTGATGAAATCGGCGATATGAGCCTGAAAACCCAGGCCAAAGTTCTGCGCATCCTGCAAGAACATAAATTTGAACGGGTTGGTGGCAGTAAAACCATTGAGGTCGATGTCCGCGTCATTGCCGCCACCAACAAGAGCCTTGAGGAGGAGATCAAAGCGGGACACTTTCGTGAAGATCTGTTTTACCGTCTTAACGTGCTGCCGTTTCATGTTCCATCTCTACGTGAACGACGCGAAGACATTGAAGTGCTTGCGACACACTTTCTCACATCCTACTGTGAAAAAGAAAATGCTCCCATCAAGCACCTGAGTAAAGAAGCCGTTGACATAATGAAAACCTATCGCTGGCCCGGAAATGTTCGTGAATTAAAGAACCTGATCGAACGCCTGGTGATCATGACGCCGGGAAAAGCGATCAACGCAGCAGCACTACCTGCTGAAATCAACAAAGGCTATCAGACGCCGGAAATCGCCCTGGACGGCATTGAAATGGACAGCTTCAAGGACGCCAAAGAAGTCTTCGAGCGGGAGTTTATTCGTAGCAAATTAGTCGAGAATGACTGGAATATTTCCAAAACCGCTGAAGCCATCTCAATCGAACGCTCCAACCTGCATCGTAAAATTAAAAGCTATGGGATCGAACTGAACAAGGAATGA